Proteins from one Azospirillum ramasamyi genomic window:
- the fdhF gene encoding formate dehydrogenase subunit alpha — protein sequence MSNGITFTLDGTEVEARQGETIWQVATRLGSEIPHLCHRPEPGYRPDGNCRACMVEIEGERVLAASCIRKPKPGMTVRTASERAKASRKLVFELLLADQPARETAHDPNSTFWNWADKVEIADSRFPTVDRPNKTDDMSHPAMAVQLDACIHCNLCVRACREVQVNDVIGMAARGHLEKIVFDFDDPMGQSTCVACGECVQACPTGALMPATMVDEKGVYTNAPDREVDSVCPYCGVGCQLTYKIKDNKIVAVDGRDGPSNQNRLCVKGRFGFDYAHHGDRLTVPLIRKEGVSKHDVDIDPMNPFTHFREATWEEALSVAAGGLRKIRDERGGNALAGFGSAKGSNEEAYLFQKLVRTGFGTNNVDHCTRLCHASSVAALIEGVGSGAVSAPFMAAEDAEVIVIIGANPTENHPVAATFFKNAAERGAKLIVMDPRGLAMARHATHMLQFTPGRDVSMLNAILHTIIAEELYDRQYVQANTEDFEALAETVKDYPPEEMEKVCGIPAAKLREVARLFARSKASIIFWGMGVSQHIHGTDNSRCLIALSLVTGQIGRPGTGLHPLRGQNNVQGASDAGLIPMFYPDYKSVEDPEVQSFYENYWGAKLDGKRGLTVVEIMDAIHDGRIKGLYIEGENPAMSDPDVTHAREALAMLDHLVVQDIFLTETAKYADVVLPASAWPEKDGTVINTNRQVQMGRAAVPLPGEARQDLWIIQDMARGLGLNWNYTHVSEVFAEMVGAMPSLANITWERVEREGSVTYPVDGPDQPGHDIVFGNGFPTRSGRGRFVPARPINPAETPDLDYPLVLTTGRQLEHWHTGSMTRRSNVLDAVEPEAVAYVSPHDLTRAGLRTGDFMLVSSRRGTIRLKARIDDRMPVGLVFIPFAYAEAAANVLTNPQLDPFGKIPEFKYCAIKIEKAQMAEAAE from the coding sequence ATGTCCAACGGCATCACTTTCACCCTGGACGGCACCGAGGTCGAGGCACGCCAAGGCGAAACGATCTGGCAGGTCGCCACGCGCCTGGGCTCGGAGATCCCGCATCTCTGCCACCGGCCGGAGCCGGGCTACCGCCCCGACGGCAATTGCCGCGCCTGCATGGTGGAGATCGAGGGGGAGCGCGTGCTCGCCGCCTCCTGCATCCGCAAGCCCAAGCCCGGCATGACCGTGCGCACCGCGTCGGAGCGGGCCAAGGCGTCGCGCAAGCTGGTCTTCGAACTGCTGCTGGCCGACCAGCCGGCGCGCGAGACCGCGCACGACCCCAACTCCACCTTCTGGAACTGGGCCGACAAGGTCGAGATCGCTGACAGCCGCTTCCCCACGGTGGACCGGCCGAACAAGACCGACGACATGTCGCACCCGGCGATGGCGGTCCAGCTCGACGCCTGCATCCACTGCAACCTGTGCGTCCGCGCCTGCCGCGAGGTCCAGGTCAACGACGTCATCGGCATGGCGGCGCGCGGGCATCTGGAAAAGATCGTCTTCGATTTCGACGACCCGATGGGGCAGTCCACCTGCGTCGCCTGCGGCGAATGCGTGCAGGCCTGCCCGACCGGCGCCCTGATGCCGGCGACCATGGTCGACGAGAAGGGCGTCTACACCAACGCGCCCGACCGCGAAGTCGACTCCGTCTGCCCCTATTGCGGCGTCGGCTGCCAACTGACCTACAAGATCAAGGACAACAAGATCGTCGCCGTCGATGGCCGCGACGGTCCGTCGAACCAGAACCGCCTGTGCGTCAAGGGCCGCTTCGGCTTCGACTACGCCCATCACGGCGACCGGCTGACCGTGCCGCTGATCCGCAAGGAAGGCGTGTCCAAGCACGACGTCGACATCGACCCGATGAACCCCTTCACCCATTTCCGCGAAGCGACCTGGGAAGAGGCGCTGTCGGTCGCGGCGGGGGGCCTGCGCAAGATCCGTGACGAGCGCGGCGGCAACGCGCTGGCCGGCTTCGGGTCGGCCAAGGGCTCGAACGAAGAGGCGTACCTGTTCCAGAAGCTGGTGCGCACCGGTTTCGGCACCAACAACGTCGACCACTGCACGCGGCTCTGCCACGCCTCCTCGGTGGCGGCGCTGATCGAGGGCGTCGGGTCGGGGGCGGTGTCGGCTCCCTTCATGGCGGCGGAGGATGCCGAGGTCATCGTCATCATCGGCGCCAACCCGACGGAGAACCACCCCGTCGCCGCGACCTTCTTCAAGAACGCGGCGGAGCGCGGTGCGAAGCTGATCGTCATGGATCCGCGCGGACTCGCCATGGCGCGTCACGCCACGCACATGCTGCAGTTCACGCCGGGCCGCGACGTGTCGATGCTGAACGCCATCCTCCACACCATCATCGCGGAGGAGTTGTACGACCGCCAGTATGTCCAGGCCAACACCGAGGATTTCGAGGCGCTGGCCGAGACGGTGAAGGACTACCCGCCGGAGGAGATGGAGAAGGTCTGCGGCATCCCCGCCGCCAAGCTGCGCGAGGTGGCGCGGCTGTTCGCCCGGTCGAAGGCGTCGATCATCTTCTGGGGCATGGGCGTGTCGCAGCACATCCACGGCACCGACAACAGCCGCTGCCTGATCGCGCTGTCGCTGGTCACCGGCCAGATCGGCCGCCCCGGCACCGGCCTGCACCCGCTGCGCGGCCAGAACAACGTCCAGGGCGCGTCCGACGCCGGCCTGATCCCGATGTTCTACCCCGACTATAAGTCGGTCGAGGATCCGGAGGTCCAGTCCTTCTACGAGAATTACTGGGGCGCCAAGCTGGACGGCAAGCGCGGCCTGACGGTGGTCGAGATCATGGACGCCATCCATGACGGCCGGATCAAGGGTCTCTACATCGAGGGCGAGAACCCGGCGATGTCCGATCCCGACGTGACCCACGCCCGCGAGGCGCTGGCCATGCTCGACCATCTGGTGGTGCAGGACATCTTCCTGACCGAGACGGCCAAATACGCCGACGTCGTGCTGCCGGCCTCCGCCTGGCCGGAGAAGGACGGCACCGTCATCAACACCAACCGGCAGGTCCAGATGGGCCGCGCGGCGGTGCCGCTGCCGGGCGAGGCGCGCCAGGATCTGTGGATCATCCAGGACATGGCGCGCGGGCTGGGCCTGAACTGGAACTACACCCATGTGTCGGAGGTGTTCGCGGAGATGGTCGGCGCCATGCCGTCCCTCGCCAACATCACCTGGGAGCGGGTGGAGCGCGAAGGCTCCGTCACCTATCCGGTGGACGGGCCGGACCAGCCCGGCCACGACATCGTCTTCGGCAACGGCTTCCCCACCAGGTCCGGCCGCGGGCGCTTCGTGCCGGCGCGTCCGATCAACCCGGCGGAGACGCCCGACCTCGACTACCCGCTGGTGCTCACCACCGGCCGCCAGCTGGAGCACTGGCACACGGGGTCGATGACCCGGCGGTCGAACGTGCTGGACGCGGTGGAGCCGGAGGCGGTCGCCTATGTCTCTCCGCACGACCTGACCCGCGCGGGCCTGCGCACCGGCGACTTCATGCTGGTGTCGAGCCGCCGCGGCACCATCCGGCTGAAGGCCCGCATCGACGACCGCATGCCGGTCGGTCTGGTCTTCATCCCCTTCGCCTACGCGGAAGCGGCGGCGAATGTGCTGACCAACCCGCAGCTCGATCCCTTCGGCAAGATCCCGGAGTTCAAATACTGCGCGATCAAGATCGAGAAGGCGCAGATGGCCGAGGCTGCGGAGTAA
- a CDS encoding NAD(P)H-dependent oxidoreductase subunit E, whose protein sequence is MSAKPPGGVPARSIHPGSGRRKTRDQQKGRQVDPVSHDEVRALLGDRSRQADLLIEHLHLLQDHYGCLHARHLAALAKEMKLALVEVFEVASFYAHFDIVMDDEPAPPKLTIRVCDSLSCALAGAEQLHEALKAGVDESEVRVVRAPCMGGCNNAPVVAIGHAPHENATVESVLDAVAHGHVHPVIPDYLGFDDYIRGGGYKMLAECLDGARDVDAVLKMLEDSSIRGMGGAGFPTGLKWRYVRAEPGPRMMAINGDEGEPGTFKDRFHLERDPHRFLEGMLIGAWTVEATDVYIYLRDEYPQCREILLREIPKVEAAGLARHTRIHLRRGAGAYICGEESAMLESIEGKRGLPRHKPPFPSVVGLFGRPTLINNIETVFWVREILEKGGAWFASHGMNGRKGLRTFSVSGRVKEPGVKLAPAGITLQELVDQYCGGMAEGHTLKGYLPGGPSGGILPASMANIPLDFGTLEPHGSFIGSAAVVVLSDKDNMRDVALNLLKFFEDESCGQCTPCRVGTEKAVRLISEPEWDEELLKALATVMGDASICGLGQAAMNPIKLVMKHFREDFVSRQGSAQGAAGLQG, encoded by the coding sequence ATCAGCGCAAAGCCGCCGGGCGGCGTTCCCGCCCGCAGCATCCATCCCGGCTCCGGTCGCCGCAAGACGCGCGATCAGCAGAAGGGCCGTCAGGTCGATCCCGTCAGCCATGATGAGGTTCGGGCGCTTCTCGGCGACCGCTCCCGTCAGGCGGACCTGCTGATCGAGCATCTCCACCTGCTACAGGACCATTACGGCTGCCTGCATGCCCGTCACCTCGCCGCCCTGGCGAAGGAGATGAAGCTGGCGCTGGTCGAGGTGTTCGAAGTGGCGTCCTTCTACGCCCATTTCGACATCGTGATGGACGATGAGCCGGCGCCGCCGAAGCTGACCATCCGCGTGTGCGATTCGCTGAGCTGCGCGCTCGCCGGCGCCGAACAGCTGCACGAGGCGCTGAAGGCAGGCGTCGACGAAAGCGAAGTCCGCGTCGTACGCGCCCCCTGCATGGGTGGCTGCAACAACGCGCCCGTCGTGGCGATCGGCCATGCCCCGCATGAGAACGCGACCGTCGAGAGCGTGCTCGACGCCGTCGCCCACGGCCATGTCCACCCGGTCATTCCCGACTATCTGGGCTTCGACGACTATATCCGCGGCGGCGGCTACAAGATGCTGGCCGAATGCCTGGATGGAGCGCGCGACGTCGATGCCGTGCTGAAGATGCTGGAGGATTCCAGCATCCGCGGCATGGGCGGCGCAGGCTTCCCCACCGGCCTGAAATGGCGCTATGTCCGGGCGGAGCCGGGACCGCGCATGATGGCGATCAACGGTGACGAGGGCGAGCCCGGCACATTCAAGGACCGCTTCCATCTGGAGCGCGACCCGCACCGCTTCCTGGAAGGGATGCTGATCGGCGCCTGGACGGTCGAGGCGACGGACGTCTACATCTACCTGCGCGACGAATACCCGCAATGCCGGGAAATCCTGCTGCGCGAGATCCCCAAGGTGGAGGCCGCCGGCCTCGCCCGCCACACCCGCATCCATCTCCGCCGCGGCGCCGGCGCCTATATCTGCGGCGAGGAATCGGCGATGCTGGAAAGCATCGAGGGTAAGCGCGGCCTGCCCCGGCACAAGCCGCCCTTCCCGTCGGTCGTCGGCCTGTTCGGCCGCCCGACCCTGATCAACAACATCGAGACGGTGTTCTGGGTCCGCGAGATCCTGGAGAAGGGCGGGGCGTGGTTCGCCAGCCACGGCATGAACGGGCGCAAGGGGCTGCGCACCTTCTCGGTCTCCGGCCGGGTCAAGGAGCCGGGGGTCAAGCTGGCTCCGGCCGGCATCACCCTGCAGGAGCTGGTCGACCAGTATTGCGGCGGCATGGCCGAGGGGCACACGCTTAAGGGCTATCTGCCCGGCGGCCCGTCCGGCGGCATCCTGCCGGCGTCGATGGCGAACATCCCGCTCGATTTCGGCACGCTGGAACCGCACGGCTCCTTCATCGGCTCGGCCGCCGTCGTCGTGCTGTCCGACAAGGACAACATGCGCGACGTGGCGCTCAACCTGCTGAAGTTCTTCGAGGATGAGAGCTGCGGCCAATGCACCCCCTGCCGGGTCGGAACCGAGAAGGCCGTGCGCCTGATCAGCGAACCCGAATGGGACGAGGAGTTGCTGAAGGCGCTCGCCACCGTCATGGGCGATGCGTCGATCTGCGGCCTGGGTCAGGCGGCGATGAACCCGATCAAGCTCGTGATGAAGCATTTCCGTGAGGACTTCGTGTCGCGTCAGGGCTCGGCCCAGGGCGCGGCCGGGTTGCAGGGGTAA
- a CDS encoding DUF447 domain-containing protein, with amino-acid sequence MIRETIITTTGADGQPHVAPMGVTVEPAGDEERFILAPFRPSRTLDNLFARRCAVVNHTEDVRVFAGCISRRRRDWPTVPAERIDAPRLAGCLSHEEIVVAEVEDDPIRPRFHCRTVHAAGHARFRGHNRAQAAVIEAAILVSRLHMLPADKIDREIEYLSIAIGKTAGPHELEAWGWLIDRIAAHRRGEAS; translated from the coding sequence ATGATCCGCGAGACCATCATCACCACCACCGGCGCCGACGGGCAGCCCCATGTGGCGCCGATGGGCGTGACGGTGGAGCCGGCCGGCGACGAGGAACGCTTCATCCTGGCCCCGTTCCGGCCGTCGCGGACGCTGGACAACCTGTTCGCCCGCCGCTGCGCCGTCGTCAACCACACCGAGGACGTCCGGGTCTTCGCCGGCTGCATCAGCCGGCGGCGGCGCGACTGGCCGACCGTCCCGGCGGAGCGGATCGACGCCCCCCGGCTTGCCGGCTGCCTGTCGCATGAGGAAATCGTGGTGGCCGAGGTGGAGGACGATCCGATCCGCCCACGCTTCCACTGCCGCACCGTCCATGCCGCCGGCCATGCCCGCTTCCGCGGCCACAACCGGGCGCAGGCGGCGGTGATCGAAGCGGCCATTCTGGTCAGCCGGCTGCACATGCTGCCCGCCGACAAGATCGACCGGGAGATCGAGTACCTGTCCATCGCCATCGGCAAGACCGCCGGCCCGCATGAACTGGAGGCCTGGGGCTGGCTGATCGACCGCATCGCGGCCCACCGAAGGGGAGAGGCGTCATGA
- a CDS encoding right-handed parallel beta-helix repeat-containing protein — protein MPTTDQTAFFVSTMGNDSWSGRLAAPNADLTDGPFASLEKARDAMRSSDIDTAYVRGGTYRLDKTLTLDARDDGHSFLAYQDETPVLSGGEWVTGFTSEGEGLYSAKLSSPNGLDVSIGGIRQHAAQTGDFDPANPATSGWHMLKAESTGASKTSFNFSAGDIPSGLKPHAGLVVQTFDTERLRDDISHVKSIDHYHHTVTLEDAASYGLRTGGTYRMMNDASLIRDAGEFGWRASDGKLVVKPEDPGSLQSDGVVVARLGSLIQTSNASNLSIEGLTFTDALYDGAAISMQGGQGNSVGGNHFVNVGTAVLLDGTDNSRIAGNHMEQLGGNGVSMINAANGNSIYANTIEHIGQITKGGAGIGAIGSSDTLVSHNDITDAPRYGISFKEWGDGQLNLRNTIEFNRIHHVGQETADGGGIEMLGRSAADMGSVIRGNEIIDTGGLATDGAGNWLTDHKGWGISLDDLTSGVIVRDNFVKGFAWGGIYVHGGDNNLLENNFGVASRPEDAFIRLEWVPKAGDEARPHDNTVINNLAAGEMPIEQYWMLLSPGRLTMDGNLAATGRTYGPNDAVFNPGFTDSANGDYSLKEDAPALSHGIHDLSWSSMGVDGYQASSTLAQFWDVDA, from the coding sequence ATGCCGACCACCGACCAGACCGCTTTCTTCGTGTCCACCATGGGCAATGACAGCTGGTCCGGGCGGCTCGCCGCGCCCAACGCCGACCTCACCGATGGTCCCTTCGCCAGTCTCGAGAAGGCGCGCGACGCCATGCGGTCCAGCGATATCGACACTGCCTATGTCCGCGGCGGCACCTATCGCCTGGACAAGACCCTGACCCTGGATGCCCGCGACGACGGCCACAGCTTCCTCGCCTATCAAGATGAGACGCCGGTGTTGAGCGGTGGGGAATGGGTGACCGGCTTCACCAGCGAGGGCGAAGGGCTCTATTCGGCCAAGCTCTCCTCGCCCAACGGCCTGGACGTCAGCATCGGCGGCATCCGCCAGCATGCGGCCCAGACCGGCGACTTCGACCCGGCCAACCCGGCGACCAGCGGCTGGCACATGCTGAAGGCCGAGTCCACGGGCGCCAGCAAGACCAGCTTCAACTTTTCCGCCGGGGACATCCCGTCGGGGCTGAAGCCCCATGCGGGTTTGGTCGTCCAGACCTTCGATACCGAACGGCTGAGGGACGACATTTCGCATGTGAAGTCGATCGACCACTATCATCATACGGTTACGCTCGAGGACGCGGCCTCCTACGGACTGCGCACCGGCGGCACCTACCGGATGATGAATGACGCTTCGCTGATCCGCGACGCCGGTGAATTCGGCTGGCGCGCCAGCGACGGCAAGCTGGTGGTGAAACCCGAGGATCCCGGAAGCTTGCAGTCCGACGGCGTCGTGGTCGCCCGGCTCGGTTCGCTGATCCAGACCAGCAATGCCAGCAACCTCAGCATCGAAGGGCTGACCTTCACCGACGCCCTTTATGACGGAGCGGCGATCTCGATGCAGGGCGGGCAGGGCAACTCGGTGGGCGGCAACCACTTCGTCAATGTCGGCACCGCGGTCCTGCTCGACGGGACCGACAACAGCCGCATCGCCGGCAACCATATGGAACAGCTTGGCGGAAATGGCGTGTCGATGATCAACGCCGCCAACGGCAACAGCATCTACGCCAACACCATCGAGCATATCGGTCAGATCACCAAGGGCGGGGCCGGCATCGGCGCGATCGGCAGCAGCGACACCTTGGTCAGCCACAACGACATCACCGATGCCCCGCGCTATGGCATCTCGTTCAAGGAATGGGGCGACGGGCAGCTGAACCTCAGGAACACCATCGAGTTCAACAGGATCCATCACGTCGGGCAGGAAACCGCCGACGGCGGCGGCATCGAAATGCTCGGCCGCTCCGCCGCCGACATGGGGTCCGTCATCCGCGGGAACGAGATCATCGACACCGGTGGGCTCGCCACCGACGGCGCGGGGAACTGGCTGACCGATCACAAGGGGTGGGGCATTTCGCTCGACGACCTGACCAGTGGCGTAATCGTGCGCGACAATTTCGTGAAGGGCTTCGCCTGGGGCGGCATCTACGTCCACGGTGGCGACAACAATCTGCTGGAGAACAATTTCGGTGTCGCCAGTCGTCCGGAGGATGCCTTCATCCGCCTGGAATGGGTGCCGAAGGCCGGCGACGAGGCACGCCCGCATGACAACACCGTGATCAACAATCTCGCCGCCGGCGAGATGCCGATCGAACAATATTGGATGCTGCTGAGCCCCGGCCGGCTGACGATGGACGGCAATCTCGCCGCGACCGGCCGTACCTATGGCCCGAACGATGCCGTGTTCAACCCCGGCTTCACGGACAGCGCCAATGGCGACTATTCGCTGAAGGAGGACGCACCGGCGCTGTCTCACGGCATCCATGACCTTAGCTGGTCGTCGATGGGCGTGGACGGCTATCAAGCGAGCAGCACCTTGGCTCAGTTCTGGGATGTCGATGCTTGA
- a CDS encoding (5-formylfuran-3-yl)methyl phosphate synthase, translating into MTGWLASVANPAEIPLLLPAAPGILDLKDPSAGALGAWAADDIAATMRALAALPGRPWLSATIGDHPMRPEAVEPAARRIAATGVDFVKIGFAPDGAPDRCIDALAPLAAEGVQMVAVLFADLWPPDPGCLPIDRLAAAGFRGAMLDTAGKRHGLRRHWDDAQLSNFVCCTRAHNLLTGLAGSLRVADIPALSALSPDYLGFRGALCGGERTAGIDPQAVARVATAFAGLPDLTPQPRPSAPSRS; encoded by the coding sequence ATGACCGGATGGCTGGCCAGCGTCGCCAATCCGGCGGAAATCCCCCTGCTCCTGCCGGCGGCGCCCGGCATCCTGGACCTGAAGGACCCCTCTGCCGGGGCGCTGGGGGCATGGGCGGCGGATGACATCGCCGCGACGATGCGCGCACTGGCGGCCCTGCCCGGGCGCCCGTGGCTGAGCGCCACCATCGGCGACCACCCGATGCGGCCCGAAGCGGTGGAACCGGCGGCCCGCCGGATCGCCGCGACCGGCGTGGATTTCGTCAAGATCGGCTTCGCGCCGGATGGAGCGCCCGACCGCTGCATCGATGCCCTGGCCCCGCTGGCGGCGGAGGGGGTGCAAATGGTCGCCGTGCTGTTCGCCGACCTCTGGCCGCCGGATCCCGGCTGCCTGCCCATCGACCGGCTCGCCGCCGCCGGCTTTCGCGGGGCGATGCTGGACACCGCCGGCAAGCGCCACGGGCTGCGCCGCCACTGGGACGATGCCCAGCTGTCCAACTTCGTGTGCTGCACGCGGGCGCACAATCTGCTGACCGGGCTGGCCGGGTCGCTGCGTGTTGCAGACATCCCGGCCCTCTCGGCCCTGTCGCCCGATTACCTCGGATTCCGCGGCGCGCTCTGCGGCGGGGAGCGCACCGCGGGTATCGACCCGCAGGCGGTGGCGCGGGTCGCCACCGCCTTTGCCGGTCTTCCCGACCTTACTCCGCAGCCTCGGCCATCTGCGCCTTCTCGATCTTGA
- a CDS encoding DUF6513 domain-containing protein, which translates to MARHILFLTGSLAEDRLRQVLDSLAPLPFEATIVNLGVKVAALATTEIVLRRLDSARGADLILLPGRFRGDLAALAAHFGTAVERGPDELEDLPQYFQRQARPLDLSRHDTRIFAEIVDAPSRDTAAILAKAAELRADGADVIDLGCLPDTRFPHLEEAIGALHDAGFTVSVDSLNADELRRANRAGADYLLSLTEGTLHLADEGDAVPVLIPTTPPDLDSLDRAVDAMVRRNRRFLVDPILEPIHHGFTDSLLRYRTVRERWPDAEILMGIGNVTELTDADTSGITAVLMGVVSELRIGNVLAVQVSPHCRRAIREFDAARRQFFAARAAHSMPRGFGSGLLCLRDRRPFVRDAEQIAATAAQIRDPNYRVEVSTEGIHLYNRDGHHRATDPFDLFPKLDLGTDTGHAFYLGVELARAQIAWQLGKRYVQDNELRWGVATDEPKDDPTGFHAIGPTKRGG; encoded by the coding sequence ATGGCCCGGCACATCCTCTTCCTGACCGGCTCCCTGGCGGAGGACCGGCTGCGTCAGGTGCTGGACTCGCTCGCCCCCCTGCCCTTCGAGGCGACCATCGTCAATCTCGGCGTCAAGGTCGCGGCGCTCGCCACCACGGAAATCGTGCTGCGGCGGCTGGACTCCGCGCGGGGCGCCGACCTGATCCTGCTGCCGGGCCGGTTCCGCGGCGATCTCGCCGCCCTCGCCGCCCATTTTGGCACGGCGGTGGAACGCGGCCCCGATGAATTGGAGGATTTGCCCCAGTATTTCCAGCGGCAGGCCCGCCCCCTCGACCTCAGCCGGCACGACACCCGCATCTTCGCCGAGATCGTGGACGCACCGTCACGCGACACCGCCGCCATCCTCGCCAAGGCCGCGGAGCTTCGCGCCGACGGCGCCGACGTCATCGACCTCGGCTGCCTGCCCGACACCCGCTTTCCCCATCTGGAGGAGGCCATCGGCGCGCTGCACGACGCCGGCTTCACCGTCAGCGTCGATTCCCTGAACGCCGACGAGTTGCGCCGCGCCAACCGGGCCGGGGCGGACTATCTGCTCAGCCTGACGGAGGGGACGCTCCACCTCGCCGACGAGGGCGATGCGGTGCCCGTGCTGATCCCGACCACGCCGCCGGATCTCGACAGCCTGGACCGCGCCGTCGATGCCATGGTCCGCCGCAACCGGCGCTTTCTGGTCGATCCCATCCTCGAACCGATCCACCACGGCTTCACCGACTCCCTGCTGCGCTACCGCACCGTGCGGGAGCGCTGGCCCGACGCCGAGATCCTGATGGGCATCGGCAATGTGACCGAACTGACCGACGCCGACACCTCGGGCATCACCGCCGTGCTGATGGGGGTGGTGTCCGAACTGCGCATCGGCAACGTGCTGGCGGTGCAGGTCAGCCCGCATTGCCGCCGCGCCATCCGCGAGTTCGACGCGGCGCGGCGCCAGTTCTTCGCCGCCCGCGCGGCCCACAGCATGCCGCGCGGCTTCGGCAGCGGCCTGCTGTGCCTGCGCGACCGACGGCCCTTCGTCCGCGACGCCGAACAGATCGCCGCGACCGCGGCGCAGATCCGCGACCCCAATTACCGGGTGGAGGTCAGCACCGAAGGCATCCATCTCTACAACCGCGACGGCCACCACCGCGCCACCGATCCCTTCGACCTGTTTCCGAAGCTCGATCTGGGAACCGACACCGGCCATGCCTTTTATCTGGGGGTGGAACTGGCGCGGGCGCAGATCGCGTGGCAGCTCGGCAAGCGCTATGTCCAGGACAACGAATTGCGTTGGGGCGTGGCGACCGACGAGCCGAAGGACGACCCCACCGGCTTCCACGCCATCGGCCCGACCAAGCGAGGCGGCTGA